From Pseudomonas sp. G2-4:
GAGCTGGAACCGTTGGGTTTTGCCTTGGTGCGCGGCACCGACAGCAATCGCCTGGGCGGCGTCTGGGTCACTGCCGCCGACCGCGAGCGGGTGCAGCAGTTGGGCTATCACCTGCGGCCCGCCGATGAAGAATGCTATCGCTGCCTGGTCACGCTGCTGGCGCGCAACATCCAGGAGTTTTTCGGCGTGCAGGAAACCAAGCAGTTGCTCGACGAAATGGAAACCCGCTACCCCGACCTGCTCAAGGAAGTCTATCGCCACGTGACGGTGCAGAAGATCGCCGAAGTGCTGCAGCGCCTGATTGGCGAGCGCATCTCCGTGCGTAACATGAAGCTGATCCTCGAATCCCTCGCCCATTGGGCCTCCCGGGAAAAGGACGTGCTGGCGTTGGTCGAGCACGTGCGCGGCGCCATGGCCCGCTACATCAGCAACAAGTTTGCCCAGGGCAACGACCTGCGCGTGCTGCTGTTGTCACCGGAGTTCGAAGACGTGGTGCGCCGAGGCATCCGGCAAACCTCCGGCGGCAGTTTCCTCAACCTGGAACCGGCCGAATCGGAAGAACTGATGGACCGCCTCAGTGTCGGCCTGGACGGCGTGCACATCGCCCACAAGGACATGGTGTTGCTGTGTTCGGTGGATGTGCGGCGCTACATCAAGAAACTGATCGAGGGACGCTTCCGGGAGCTGGACGTCATGTCGTTCGGCGAAATCTCCGAGAGCGTGTCCGTCAATGTCATCAAAACGCTGTGAGGAACCCCTGCCGATGGCTGTTGGAGATCCTGTGTCGATGAAATTCCGGCTGGAAAGGCAGGCCGCTCACCCCTTGCGTTTGAGCGGCCCATTGATCGAAGCCGCGCTGAGCGACGTGGTGGTCGGCGAAGTCTGTGAAGTGCGTCGGCACTGGCGCTCGCCCGAGGTGGTTGCTCGGGCGCAGGTGATCGGCTTCAAGCCCGGTGCTGTGTTGCTCAGCCTGCTGGGCGATGGCAAAGGCTTGTCCCGGGAGTCGATGATCGTGCCCACTGGCTCGACCTTGCAACTGACCTGCAGTGACGCCTTGCTCGGCAGTGTGGTCGATCCCCAGGGCACGATCGTCGAGCGCCTGGCGCCATCGACTGCGGTGGCGCAACGGGATTGTCCAGTGGATGCCGACCCGCCGTCCTACCAGCAGCGGCGCCCGGTGGCGGAACCGTTGCGCACCGGCATTCGTGTCATCGATGGCTTGCTGACCTGCGGCGTCGGCCAGCGCATCGGCATTTTCGCCGCCGCCGGATCCGGCAAGACCACCTTGATCAACATGCTGATCGAGCACACCGATGCGGAGGTCTTCGTGATCGGCCTGATTGGCGAGCGTGGGCGGGAAGTGACCGAGTTCATCGAGCATCTGCGCCAGTCGCCCAAGTGCGCCCGGTGCGTGGTGGTGTATGCCACTTCGGATTTTTCCTCGGTGGATCGCTGCAACTCGGCGCTGCAAGCCACCACCATCGCCGAGTACTTTCGCGACCAGGGGCGGCGCGTGGTGTTGTTGCTGGATTCGTTGACGCGCTACGCCCGTGCCCGTCGTGACCTGGCGTTGGCGGCCGGTGAAACTCCGGCGCGGCGCGGCTATCCGGCCTCGGTGTTCGATGCGTTGCCGCGCTTGCTGGAACGACCTGGGGTGACCGCGACCGGCAGCATCACCGCCTGGTACACGGTGCTGTTGGAAAGCGACGACGAGCCGGATCCGATCGCCGAGGAGATTCGTTCCATCCTCGATGGCCACGTCTACCTCAGCCGTGCCCTGGCGGCCAAGGGGCACTACCCGGCCATCGATGTCTTGCGCAGCGTCAGTCGGGTGGCGACGCAAGTCACCACGCCGCAGGTGCAGCAACTGGCCGCGTCGACCCGGGAAACCCTGGCCCGTCTTGAACAGTTGCAGGTCTTTCTCGACATGGGCGAGTACAGCCCGGGCGCGGACGCGGCCAACGACCACGCGATGCAACGTCGCGAAGCCCTCGACCGATGGCTGCGCCAGCCGACAGGCGAGTGTTGCGAGCCGGACGAAACCTTGCGGAGCCTGCATGAAATCCTTGCCTGACCAGCGACGCTTATTGGCCTTCAGCGAGTTCCGGCGGCAACGCGGCGAGCAGGCGCTGCGCCGCGTCCAGCGCCAATTGCAGCCGTTGCAGACAGAGCGCGACGGCTTCGAGGCGCAGGAAGCCGCGCTGCAAGGCCTGCTGGACAGCCATCGCGCCAATGACTGCGTGCTGGATCACGGGCAGCTGTTGGCGTTGTTGCGTACCCAGGCGGTGATCCGTCGGCGGATCGATCTGCTGCGTGTCGAGCGTGGGCGAGTGGATCAGCAGTGCCGGCAGGTCGAACAGCAGTTGCAGGAGCATCGCGAACAACTGCGTGGGCTGCTGCGCCAACACGACAAGTACGAGCGTTCCTTCCGGCAGCTGTTGCTAGAGCAACGGCTCGAGGCGGTCCGCCGGGAAGAACGGGAGTTGGAAGACATGATCCGGGTGCGTCGATGAAAGAGGTTTCTAGGGTTCCCTCTTTGCCGGTCCTGGTCCTGGACCCCGTCGACGAAGGCCCGCTGGATGAGCTGCTGGACCCGCTCGTCGCAGTGCAAGAGGATGAGCTGCCGCAAGGCGTGCTGGACCTGATGGCTTTGTTGGTTCGGCCTCATCGCGAGCCGATGGACAACGGCCGTGCGCTGGCCTGGCGCTCGATGAGCGTTGTTCAGGGAGGTGCGGAGGTTGAACACGATGGGGAGCGGTCGGGAGCCCAGGGAGCGGTGGAGGTTGAAGCCGTTCGCGCGCCACCCCGTGCCCGGGTCGCAATGACTTTTCCACACGCCGGCCCATTGCCCAGCCAGATGGCACGACATCCGTTGTCTCAACGCTTGGGGCCAGCGGGGGATCAATCAACGCTGCCGACCTATTCGGCATCGATTGAGCCGCCACGGCGTGAGCCGTTCCCCAGTGAGCAGTCGTCGGCATTGGGCAATGAACCGCTGCCCCAGGCGCCGTTGAGTCTCCAGGACACGAGCCATCCGCCGTCGGTTGTCACTGCATCCATCCTTTCATCGACGTTGCCACCCGCGCTCGATGTCATGGTTGAGACGTTGCCGGGTCCGAATCGAGGGTTCCTGCAAGTCCCCTTCAACCGAGGGGCGGCCAGCGGACAAGTGACGATCAGCCGAGTGTCCGAGGAGCCCACTCGACACCTGACGATCAGCCCCAGCAATGCCCTGGTGTTCGAGCAGCTCAAGGAACCTTTCGCGCTGGCCCGGGAGCCTGCCTGGCGGCTGGCCGACAGTGGTGGCGAGCAGCCGCGCCAGGGTTCGCAGCAGGGGCCGGACGAGGATGCGGACGAACAGGCTGAGCACCCGGCATGAGCGCATTGCAGCTACGTCGGGTCGACCCTTGGGGGCATGCCCACGCCCAGGCGGTTCAACGCTGGCGGCGCGCCGGTTGGGAGGCGGGTCTGGCCAAGGTGCCCGAGCGTGCCGACTATTTGAGCTTCTGCGCACAGGGTGATGGTGCTCCCTGGCGCGCGCTGATCCTGGCCCGTGACTGGTTGCATCACTCGCTCCCGGCCTTGCAATCGCTGCTGATGCAGCCGTGCCCGTTGCCCCGCATCGTCGAGCTGTTCCGGGCGGTGCCACGGCCTTTGTCACTGGAGGTGGACGAGTTGCGTTACAGCCATCTGTCGGACATCGAATCCATGGCCCCGGTGTGCCTGCCGACGGGCGAAGTGCCGTGGCTCGACACGCCCCGGGGACGCCTGTGGTTGACCCAACTGCCGCCCAGGACTGCCCTGCGCGGCCCCATGGCAAACGACTCATGGCTGAAGACGTTGCCATTGCGCCTGGAGCTGATCCTCGGCGTCAGTCACCTGAGCCTTGCCAGTCGAATACGGCTGGGGGAGGGCGACGTGCTGCGCATTACCAAGGCCATGCAACGCTGCGTTGTGGCGGACCAATGCCTCGGCGTTTTCACCTTTACCGAAGAGGGTTTACACATGCAACCGACCGTGACCGAGGCCAGTCCAGAGAGCCCGCCAGAACCTGCCGTGGAGATCGATCTGGGGGCGCTCCCGGTGCGCCTGGAGTTCCTGCTCGCCACCCATGACCTCGACCTGGCCGCGCTGTCGCGGATCATCGCCGGACAACTGATCCCGCTGACAGACGACGCCGCCCGGCACATCGAAGTGCGCGCCAACGGCAAGCCCGTGGCCCTGGGCGAACTGGTGCAGTTGGACGGACAACTGGGTGTCGAATTGCTGAAGGTCTATCGGGACGGCGACGATGAATGACGTCTCGCTGATCGCGCTGCTGGCGTTCGCTTCGCTGCTGCCGTTCCTGATGGCGGCGGGTACCTGCTACCTCAAGTTCTCCATCGTCTTCGTCATCGTGCGCAACGCCTTGGGCCTGCAACAAGTACCGTCGAACATGGCGCTCAACGCGATTGCCCTGATGCTCGCGGTGTTCGTCATGACGCCGGTCATGAAGCAGGGTCATGACTACTACAAGACCGAGGCGGTGGCCTTTACCGATATCGAATCGGTGGTGAATTTCGCCGAGAACGGCCTGGGCAGCTACAAGGATTACCTGCGCAAATACACCGACCCGGAGTTGGCGTTGTT
This genomic window contains:
- the sctN gene encoding type III secretion system ATPase SctN; translated protein: MKFRLERQAAHPLRLSGPLIEAALSDVVVGEVCEVRRHWRSPEVVARAQVIGFKPGAVLLSLLGDGKGLSRESMIVPTGSTLQLTCSDALLGSVVDPQGTIVERLAPSTAVAQRDCPVDADPPSYQQRRPVAEPLRTGIRVIDGLLTCGVGQRIGIFAAAGSGKTTLINMLIEHTDAEVFVIGLIGERGREVTEFIEHLRQSPKCARCVVVYATSDFSSVDRCNSALQATTIAEYFRDQGRRVVLLLDSLTRYARARRDLALAAGETPARRGYPASVFDALPRLLERPGVTATGSITAWYTVLLESDDEPDPIAEEIRSILDGHVYLSRALAAKGHYPAIDVLRSVSRVATQVTTPQVQQLAASTRETLARLEQLQVFLDMGEYSPGADAANDHAMQRREALDRWLRQPTGECCEPDETLRSLHEILA
- a CDS encoding type III secretion protein, which gives rise to MKSLPDQRRLLAFSEFRRQRGEQALRRVQRQLQPLQTERDGFEAQEAALQGLLDSHRANDCVLDHGQLLALLRTQAVIRRRIDLLRVERGRVDQQCRQVEQQLQEHREQLRGLLRQHDKYERSFRQLLLEQRLEAVRREERELEDMIRVRR
- a CDS encoding type III secretion effector protein gives rise to the protein MKEVSRVPSLPVLVLDPVDEGPLDELLDPLVAVQEDELPQGVLDLMALLVRPHREPMDNGRALAWRSMSVVQGGAEVEHDGERSGAQGAVEVEAVRAPPRARVAMTFPHAGPLPSQMARHPLSQRLGPAGDQSTLPTYSASIEPPRREPFPSEQSSALGNEPLPQAPLSLQDTSHPPSVVTASILSSTLPPALDVMVETLPGPNRGFLQVPFNRGAASGQVTISRVSEEPTRHLTISPSNALVFEQLKEPFALAREPAWRLADSGGEQPRQGSQQGPDEDADEQAEHPA
- a CDS encoding FliM/FliN family flagellar motor switch protein, which produces MSALQLRRVDPWGHAHAQAVQRWRRAGWEAGLAKVPERADYLSFCAQGDGAPWRALILARDWLHHSLPALQSLLMQPCPLPRIVELFRAVPRPLSLEVDELRYSHLSDIESMAPVCLPTGEVPWLDTPRGRLWLTQLPPRTALRGPMANDSWLKTLPLRLELILGVSHLSLASRIRLGEGDVLRITKAMQRCVVADQCLGVFTFTEEGLHMQPTVTEASPESPPEPAVEIDLGALPVRLEFLLATHDLDLAALSRIIAGQLIPLTDDAARHIEVRANGKPVALGELVQLDGQLGVELLKVYRDGDDE
- a CDS encoding EscR/YscR/HrcR family type III secretion system export apparatus protein; the encoded protein is MNDVSLIALLAFASLLPFLMAAGTCYLKFSIVFVIVRNALGLQQVPSNMALNAIALMLAVFVMTPVMKQGHDYYKTEAVAFTDIESVVNFAENGLGSYKDYLRKYTDPELALFFERAQAVQDETDADWPADEALAPSLFSLLPAYALSEIKSAFKIGFYLYLPFVIVDLVISSILLALGMMMMSPVIISVPIKLVLFVALDGWALLSTGLVKQYLTLLA